In Uranotaenia lowii strain MFRU-FL chromosome 2, ASM2978415v1, whole genome shotgun sequence, one genomic interval encodes:
- the LOC129748522 gene encoding hydroxysteroid dehydrogenase-like protein 1: MEQDCSYANVFLQVIGALVLVAWIYRTFKSGLAIVWGSLKDLVLRRDWKQKYGKWAVVTGGSDGIGRQISILLAKQGLNIIIIARPDDNLQTTADQIASDYGVQVKTVGVDFANGWQLYSFIQKELDGYDIGVLVNNAGILLKIDSFENIAYNEHQTMVNVNINAALMLTHIVTPYMKSRRKGLIVNIASISAYTPAPFALMYAATKSFIYSFSRALTVELRDSGVKVQTITPSFVETKLTKKMHTSQLYHLTTVHLDSFANSLGIVIGKTELTTGHWYHAVQHTLSSWIPIEWRMKLFEKVSMPVINGENVKTN; this comes from the exons ATGGAGCAGGATTGCAGTTACGCAAATGTCTTTCTACAAGTAATCGGTGCGTTAGTTTTAGTTGCGTGGATCTATCGTACCTTTAAATCAGGACTAGCAATCGTTTGGGGATCCTTGAAGGACTTGGTTCTTAGAAGAGATTGGAAACAAAAATACGGAAAATGGGCAG ttgtcACCGGTGGATCGGATGGAATCGGACGTCAGATCAGTATTCTCTTGGCCAAGCAAGGTTTGAATATAATCATTATAGCTCGACCGGACGATAACCTCCAGACGACGGCCGATCAGATCGCATCTGATTATGGGGTTCAAGTGAAAACAGTCGGGGTAGATTTTGCAAATGGCTGGCAGCTCTACAGCTTTATTCAGAAAGAGCTGGATGGATACGATATTGGTGTTTTGG TTAACAATGCAGGAATCCTTCTTAAAATTGATTCCTTCGAAAATATTGCCTACAATGAGCATCAAACGATGGTAAATGTAAATATAAATGCGGCTCTCATGTTAACCCACATCGTGACTCCTTATATGAAAAGTCGCCGGAAAGGACTGATCGTAAACATTGCCTCGATATCCGCCTACACCCCGGCGCCTTTCGCTCTTATGTACGCAGCCACTAAATCCTTCATCTACAGCTTCAGTCGAGCACTAACAGTTGAGCTCAGAGATAGTGGAGTAAAAGTGCAAACGATAACGCCATCTTTCGTGGAGACCAAACTGACTAAGAAAATGCATACCTCGCAGCTTTATCATCTGACAACAGTGCATCTGGATTCGTTTGCCAACTCTCTTGGGATTGTCATCGGAAAAACGGAACTCACTACCGGTCATTGGTATCACGCCGTCCAG CACACCCTGAGCTCTTGGATACCAATAGAATGGCGAATGAAACTGTTCGAAAAAGTTTCGATGCCCGTGATAAACGGTGAAAATGTGAAAACCAACTAA